TCCATAGCTGAAGTCCCTGATCTTTTCACGCCAGCGAACATTTAATTCAAAACCGCGGTTAAGAACCGAAGCGGCATTATACCTCACCCGTTGACCCTGTCCGTTACCAATATGGCCAGGGGTTGAAAGCTCGATCAGGATGTCATCGGTCACCCGGTTGTAAAAGTCAAACTCACCAGTTAACCGGTTGTTGAGCAAACCTATCTCGAGGCCAATATCTGTCTGTGTAGTGGTCTCCCATTTCAGGTCGGGATTGCCATTCTTCAAGTAGCTGGCTGCCGGATTGGAAGCATCCGGATTGCCAAAAATGGCCAGCAGATCCGATTGCACCCTGGCAAAACGGTCGAAATACAAAATCTTTTCATTTCCGATCATCCCCCAACTGGCACGAAGCTTTAAATTGCTGATCAACATGATGGGTTCCATGAACTTTTCATTGATAATATTCCAACCAACCGCAAAGGAGGGGAAATTCGAATACCGGTTCTGTTCGCTGAATTTGGAGGAACCGTCACGACGGAAAGTAACCGTGGCAATATACCGGTTGTCGAAGGAATAATTGGCCCGGAACAGGAATGAGACCATGGAGTAGAACTGGTTCGGATCCACACCATTATAGATGCTCTGCAACATATTGATGTTGTTTGCTTCATCCAGAATATAGGGCGGAAGGATGTACCAGAAATCACCATCATCACGGATGAGGTTTTGCCCTGAAAGCCTGATTTCCTCTGAACGGGTTTGCTGCATGGTGAAACCGGCAACTGTATTCAAGGCATGGCCGGTAAAGACTTTGTCATAGCTGACTGTATTTTCCCAAAGCCAGCTAAGATTATCGTTGCTGCCCTTATTAATATCGCTGAATTCGTTGTATTGCTGCGAAGCCGTTCCGTCCGGGTTATAAATGGTATAGGCAGGGGTAAAACTCTCAGCCTTATTGAAAGAGGCATCGACACCAAAACTCGACTTCAGCGTCAGGGATTCAATGGGATTGGCTTCGGCAAAAATGTTTCCTACACCACGAATCCCACGGCGGTAGTTATTCGAATACTCAAGATCTGCTAAAGGGTTACCTACATTATATACTACCCCAAAACTGTCGTCAGGATAATAGGGCTCCAGCAAAGGCTGGGCCCGGTAAACCGAGTAGGTCACATTGGGCGCATTCTGTTGTTGATAAGGTGCGAGGGTGATGTTATTACCCAAACGAAAATGTTCTGAAAGATTATACGTGTTATTCAGCCTCAATGTAAATCGCTGATAATCACTTTTAGGAATAATACCATCCTGAAGAAAAAGCCCAAGACCTACATAATATTGTGAAATTTCGGAAGCTCCTGTAATCGAAAGCTGGTGATTCTGAACAGGCGCCGTTTGAAAAATAAGGTCTTGCCAGTCGGTATTCGGCAATACGTCCACATTGTTATATGTTCCGGAACGAATCTCATTGCTGATAATAGCAAACTCTCTACCTGTAAGCAAGTCGATCTTACTTGCCAGTTGTTGCATGCCCCACTCCGTTGTGAAGCTGAAAAGAGGTTTTTCCTGACCTATGGTACCTGTTTTGGTGGTAATGAGGATTACCCCGTTTGCGCCCCGCGAGCCATAAATTGCGGTGGCCGAGGCATCCTTGAGCACCTCCATGGAGGCAATGTCAGCCGAGTTCAGGAAGGAAATGTCATCCAGAATCACTCCATCCACTACATAGATAGGTGCTGAATTGTTAAAAGTACCTACACCCCTGACCCTTACGGCAGAACCTGCACCCGGAGCACCGGAAGTCGTGGTGATCTGCACACCCGTCACCTTTCCCTGAAGCGCATTCTCCGGATTCAATGTAGTAATTTTTACGATGTCCTCCGACTTGAGGGAACTCACCGCACCCGTGAGGTCACTTTTCCTTACCGTGCCATAACCAATGACTACAAACTCCTCCAGTTGCGTGCTGGTAACCTGCAGCGTGACATTGATAATCAGCTGGTCTTCCACCACGATTTCCTGGTCATCAAACCCGATAAAGGAAAAAATCAGGGCCTGATCACCTGGCTGTAATTCGATCTGGTAGTCTCCGTCGATCCCGGTGGTCGTCCCACGGGTCGTACCTTTCACCACTACATTTACGCCAGGCAGGGTCTCTCCGGTGTCGGATGCGGTAACCGTTCCCCGCACAATGCGTTGTCCGTTGACCTGAAAACTCAGTAAAAACATAGCAGCAAAAACCAACAGAAGCCTGAAACATTGTCTGATACCAATTCGATATTTCATAGGCAAATGGTTAAATTGTGGATATTTATGTTTTTGAACCAAACAAAAAATTCATTAACCATAAGGAAGAACCAGCATACGGATATGCCGAATTGTCTGCAAGTTATTACCAGCATGGTGCTTTTGCAAGAAAAGCACAACAACATGACTACTTCACCCCATATGTGAGTCAAAAAGCTACCTCAACATTACCCACGCAAAAAAAGCTGACTTACAGCAATTATTTATTTGTCAGGGCCTTAATGAACCCTAAAAGGTACGAAAATTTTATGTAAACAGGAAATTTTTCCCTAGAAAAGACGAACTATTCTTCACAAAAACATTTGCCCCCATTCTTAGAAGGCCAGAATAAATTCCGTCAGGTTCTGTTCAGGAGTAAGGCCAAGGCGTTTCCTCAGGCGGTAACGCCGCTCTTCAACCCCCCGCACGGAGATACTTAGTAGGGGAGCGATTTCTTTTGAAGAAAGGTTTAGGCGAAGGTAGGCACAAAGCCTCAGGTCACTGGGGGTCAACTCAGGAAAGGCTGATTTCAGCCGCTGAAAAAAGTTTTCGTGCGCCTGGTCAAAAAGTTTTTCAAACATTTCCCAGTCATGATCGCTTTTCACATTGTTCTCAATCAGTTTATTGATCCGGGAGTAATATTTCTTCGGAAACCGGCTGCCCAGTTCCTCCCTGAGACGATTCAGTTCCTCCTGGATTTCCATCAACAATTCATTCTTTCTGATGATGGACATGGTATTATTGGCCAACTGCGTATTCTTTAGAGAGACCTCCGATTGCAACTTTTCGTTCGAGAGTCTGATGATCTCACCTTCAGCGTGCTCTTTCCCCCTCAGGATCTGCCTTTGCTCCTCCTTCATGGCTTCCTCACGTTTTTTGTAGAATTGGCGAAGGTAACGCAATCGGATAAGCCAGAACAGAAACAGCAAGGTAAGCACAAATAGGGCAATGGCAAAAAAAGATAAATACCAGGGTGAGCGAACCCGGAAACTCAACTCACTGGTTTCGGTCATCAACCCTTTATTCCCCAGAGCCCTGAGCTGAAACGTATAACTGCCGGCAGGCAAACGCTGATAGGTCACCTCAGAAGTCTGTGTCCATTCACTCCAATCCTGGTCAATGCCCGAAAGCCGGTACTGAAAACTTGTTTGATGCCCTAACGGTCCGGGGACAAAGAACTCCAGCCTGAGGTTATCATAGCCTCGCTTCAGCTTCAACCCACTTTTCAGCGGTAAAGAAAATTGCATTACTCGGCCCGGATGCTTCCAGCAGAAAAGATTTCTAATCTCGGGCGATAGTCCTTCGCCAGATACACCGTTGAATTGCTCTAGATTTAGAAGGGCAAACCCATTGGTAAGGCAAATGAGGTGAAGGCTGTCATTCAGGGCAACTATATTTTCGTAATTTTCAACCAGTTCCAGGCCATACGATTCCGGAAGAAGCCGGTAAAGCAATTCGGCCTCTCCATATCGGATTTCAAACAATCCTGCCTCCTTTTTTCTGAAGAACCAATAAAGATTGGGGCCTGCCTCCACGATCATTCTCGACTTTTCAAATCCTTGCAGGTTGGGAATCAATTCGTTATAGGGAACCAGCTTTTGATTCACGGCATCCCATTGCAAAAGGGTTTCACCAGTAAGCACCACAATGCGGTTGTCGACCTTAAACAACCTGTTGGTGGGACTGTTGAGCCCTAAAGAAGCGTCAATTTTTATTGCAGGAGGGGCTGTTTTCAATTCCAGGTCGGGTTGCAAACGGTATATCCCAGAAAGTGCATGCCCCAGCCAAATGTTTCCCAAGTGGTCGATCTCCAAAAAACGTGCAGGCCCTTCAAACCCTTCCAACACGTGGTGGTCACGCCACAACCCCCCTTCCTTCCTGTAAACGACCAGGGGATAATACGTGCTTTGAATATGAAAATCCTCCTTGGGGTCAGGAATCCGCTTCAGGTTGTACCCTCCGCTGACCTGGCTGACAGGAATCAGCCTGCGGTTTCGAATCACAAACGTTCCATTGTTCAGCCCGCAATACAATTCCCCCTCAATCTCCTCAATGAACCAGACCTGCCCCTGCGACTCAGGAATAAGTTGTATATCGCCAAATATTCCATCCTTGCCGGGACTTAAATAATGAATGCCCTGGTTGGTTCCTAGGTAAAGGATTCCATTATGCAAGGTGGCAGCATATACGGTACCCAGTTCAGGTTCCATCCCCACATACAAATCCACTGGCGAATAAAAGCTGACATAATCAAGACCTTTATCAAGACCAACCCAAAGATTATTGTCCAGACCACTCTTTAGCGCAAGCACCGTATTATCCTGAAGCAGATTACCTGCGTGCAAATGTTGAAGCAATTGCCCATCCAAATCAAAAACGTACAAACCTTTCATAATGGTTCCGAAAACCATCGTCTCCCCTACCCTGACTCCATTGTTTATCTTGTTTTCCCTGATCTGTTCATCGGCATTTGTCTCATATGGAATCCAGGAGTGCCCATCATAAGTAAAAAGTCCATTTGAACTTGTCCCCACGATCACCTGATTGTCCCGGAATGGCATAATAGCTTTCACCTCCGTGTCCTGAAAGATCCCGCTCCCTTCAAGAAAAACCAGCTCATTCCCCGACAACTCAAACAAGCCCCCATCAATTTCCTGGATGAACAAGCGGTCATCGCATTTTATCAAAAAAAGCACGGAACCCGGCAAGGCAATTTCTTCCAATGAGTTATTCTGAAAGCGGAATAATTTTCCAAAACTCTGGAAATAGATGGCATCACCATGCTGCTGAATCCTCCATATCTCTTCATTCTTCAGACTCCCCTCCCCCAGTAAGCCTGCCAGTGAATGGTATTCAAGGCTGCCTGATCCTGCCGGTTCCCAATAGCCAAAATCCTCAAAAGAGCCCGTATAGATCAATCCGTCGATGTACCTAACCGACCTTACCGGGGTTTCCAGGGGCATCTTATACAACCTGAAGGATGATCCCCTGAGTACTATCAGCCCGTTTGTATTACCAACAAAAAGGGTTCCTGCATCATCCATATCAATGGCCCAGTTCTGGTTGCCTCCCCCATAAGCCTCCCTGTCGTAACTCTTCACATGAAGCGGTATATGTCCATACCCTTTGGAAAATACTAAAATCAAAATCAGCACCAGGGCCTTCCTTATCAAAGGGAAAAAAGAACGGGGAAAATATCTCTCCATATTAACGGATGGGTTGGATGTTGTGCTGACCAAAGTTAATAATTGTCAGAATTAACAACAAAGACGCTAATTTTTTTGTGAAAATGCCGTCTGACAAATAGATATGGGCCCGTCCCTCAAAAAAATCGACCAGTCCATTCTAAGCTTCCCTTGCTGAATTCAAGTTCTTTTTTTGTACCTTTGCACAGCAAAAAATACCTGATGGGTAGGATCTTAGCGATAGATTACGGACAGAAAAGGGCAGGCATTGCAGTCACCGATGAGATGAAGATGATCGCCAATGGGCTGACCACAGTGCACGTGAAGGACCTGATCTCTTTTCTGAAAGATTACTGCAGCAGGGAACAAGTTGAATGCATGGTGGTGGGTGAGCCGCTTGATATGAAAAGTCAGGCCTCAGATGCTGCGCGTTTCATCGAACCCTTCGTGAAGCACCTGCGCAAGCAATTCCCTGAAATGCGCATCGAACGCATGGACGAACGCTTCACTTCGCAGATGGCCCTGCAAACGATGATCGATGCTGGTCTTGGCCGGAAAGCCAGGCAAAACAAGGCCCTCGTTGATACCATCAGCGCAACCATTATCCTGCAATCATACCTGGAAATGACAGCAAACAAAATTCAACACAGATGATATTACCCATTGTTGCTTACGGTGACCCCGTCCTAAAGACCAAGGCAAGGGAAATCCCCAGGGATTATCCAGAACTAGGGGAATTCATTCAAAACATGTTTGAAACGATGTATCAGGCCAATGGTGTGGGACTGGCAGCCCCGCAGGTAGGCAAAAGCCTTCGCCTGTTTGTGGTCGATGCATCCCCCTTCGATGATGAAGACCCCAAACTAAAGGACTTAAAAAAAGTGTTCATTAATCCTGTCATCCTGGAGAAATGGGGAGAAGAATGGCTTTTTAACGAAGGCTGTCTGAGTTTCCCCGACCTCAGGGAGGACATTTACCGCCCCTCCAATATCAGGATCAAATACCACGATGAAAATTTTCAACTTCAGGAGGAGGAATACGATGGGATTGGTGCCCGCATCATTCAGCACGAATACGACCACGTGGAAGGTGTCGTGATGGTAGACCGCATCTCTCCCCTGAAAAGAAGGTTGATTCGCAATAAACTCCTTAACATCTCGAAGGGCAATGTTCACCCCGACTATCCCATGAAGTTTCCCCTGAAGAAAAAATGACCTATCTCTCCCACCGGCTGTCCAATGGCATCCGGATTATCCATAAACCCACAGATTCCTATGTGGCGCACTGTGGCCTGACCATCAATGCAGGCTCGCGCGATGAAGAAGCCAACGAACAAGGGCTGGCGCACTTCATCGAGCACGTCATTTTTAAGGGAACCCAGAAACGGCGTTCCCATCACATCCTCAGTCACATGGAAAATGTGGGGGGCGAACTCAATGCATACACCACCAAGGAGGACACCTGTATTCACGCCTCCTTTATGAATAACTTTTACCCCCGCTGGTTCGACCTGCTTTCTGATATTCTATTCAACAGCACCTTCCCTGAAAAGGAGCTGAAAAAGGAAAAGGACATCATTATTGACGAGATCAACTCATACAAGGACAATCCCTCCGAACAGATCTTCGACGACTTTGATGGCCTGGTGTTTGGCGACCATCCCCTGGGCAGAAATATCCTCGGCATTCCTAAATACCTGAAGACCTTTAACCAGAGCCACATCCAGCGTTTCATGGAGAGGACCTATGCTACCGAAGAAATGGTGATTTGCTCGGTGGGCCGTATTCCCTTCGCTGACCTTATCCGTCTCACTGAGAAATATTTTGGGCACGCACCCCAGGGGCAAAGACAAAATCAGCGGCTTGCAGTTAATCATTATCAGCCGGTTGAAAAAGTGGTTAACCGCCGCAACCACCAGGCCCATTGTGTATTGGGAAGCCCGGCCTACCACGCCGACCATTCCCGTAAAACTGCCTTGATCCTCCTCAACAATATGCTCGGAGGACCCGGCCTCAACTCCCGGCTTAATATGGCTGTGCGCGAGAAGCACGGCTTCTGCTATAACATCGAAAGCCATTACCTGCCCTATTCCGATACCGGCACCTTCTGCCTTTATTTTGGAACTGAAGCAGGTTATATCGAAAAGACCCTTTCGCTGATTCGCAAGGAACTGAACCGCTTTCGCAATGAAAGTCTTGGATTGCTCCAGCTGAAACGGGCCAAGCAGCAATTGATCGGGCAGGTGGCCATTTCATTCGAATCCAATATGGCTGAGATGCTCTCAATGGGAAAAAGCATCCTGCTCTACGACAAAGTGGAAACCATTGAGGAGATCAACAGGAAAATTGAAGCCGTAACGGCGGCTGAGTTGCTCGAAACCGCCAATGAGATCTTCGATCCTGAGCGGCTGAGCATGCTCACCTTTAAACCCCGCTAAGCAATGATCTCAGAGAAGATAGAGAAATATGCCCGTCAGATGAGCGACCCGGAGTCCCCGGTTTTACAGCGCCTCAGCCGCGAAACCCAGGCAAAGGTGCTCAAACCACGGATGCTCTCCGGTCATCTCCAGGGAAAACTGCTTGAGATGATCAGCCTCATCCACAGGCCGCGAAGGGTTCTTGAAGTTGGCACTTATACCGGTTACTCTGCCATTTGCCTGGCCCAGGGACTCACTTCCGATGGCCTGCTCCACACCATCGACCACAACCCCGAACTGGAAGATTTTGCCAGGCACTTTTTCACCGAGGCAGGGCTTGAACACAAGATCATTCAGCACATCGGCGAAGCCCTTGACATGATCGCACGCATCAATGAAACCTTCGACCTCGTTTTTATTGATGCCGATAAGGAAAATTATGTTACCTATTTCGAGATGGTCATCGATCGGATGCCTTCCGGTGGGCTCATCCTGGCTGACAATGTCTTATGGGATGGCAAGGTTTTAAACGAACCTGCTCCCAATGACCCGGAAACACAAGGCATCATCCGCTTCAATCAACACATCCGTGACCGCCAGGGGGTTCAAAAGATCCTTCTCCCATTCCGCGACGGGCTCTCTTTAATCCGTAAGAAATAAGGCTGCAGGAAATTTATTTTGGATGAAGCCCAACTTCCACGCCCAGCGTGAAGCGGGGAAATTCATCCAGACCTGAGGATTCGCTGAAGTGATCAGAAAAACGGTAAGTGCCTTTAAAAACCAGGTTATTAAATCCCAGTCTTGCCAGCGCCCCATATTCAAAAGGCTCCACATAGCTCAGCCGCGAAACCTTCACTTTCACCTTTTCGTCCTGGGCATTTTTAAAGGAATAAGCATGCCGTGTGACAAAATTCCAGTTGGCGTAAACCCCGAAATCGATAAAGCGTCCGATGAAATCACCGCGCCGCTTCTGGTAATTGATCCGCTGGTACAGGCCAATGCCGGTCTGCATCAGCATCAGGCGCTCCCGCTTCAGTTCATCTTCTCCGACAATAACAGCCATTCCCCAATCACTGGGTGCATAGGCCAGCCGTCTGATGCTCCATTCCGCCCCTCCTGATAGCACGTTCGAGAAACGCCGCTTATAGCGGATGCCATACTCCAGGGCCCAGGAAGCGCCGTATTTGATCTTGCCGGAAGGCCCCTCCGCCTCCCCGAGGAAAAAATGACTGCCTACGAAGGTGTGGCGGTAATGTTTACGGTTCATCCCGTATTCCGGCACGAGGGTATCGCCCTGCAAGTCCTCGTGAATAACAACCTCCTGCGCTGCAAGAGGGGCCATAACCAGCAGGCCAATGACAAAAAACAAGCAAAACCTTAACTGCATATGCACTGATTGATTAAAAATTCCAGATAGCTGTATAACCTTCAAAATGTACGACAAGCTTTTGTCCGGGAACAAAATCACCGGGGTCCAGCGACAATACCTCCGGCTGATGAACCTTGACAACAAAATATTCCAGTATCTTTTGATCAGCATCCTGCACCTGGTAATACAGGTAACGGTCGGGCTGCTCATTCTCTCCTTTCAGGGTTTTGATGTGAATCAACACCTTTAATTCGCCGGGGGTGCTGACAAAGTCAAAGGTAGGCCTGAAACCATTGCCGGGATCCTGGAAAAAGTAATCGGCTTGCGGGGTACCAAAGCCATGCGAATAATCGAAATAGGGATACAGGGTGGCGCTTTGCTGCATGGCATCGAACACCTGCTGATTGGTCCAGTCGGGATACTTCTGCCAGAGGCAGGCGGCAAATCCTGCCAGCAGGGGACTGGCGAAAGAGGTGCCACTGGTTCTTTTCAAACCAGTTTTCCCGGCAGCCACCACCGTCCCTAAGGCAGCTACATTGGGCTTCATTCTCCCGTCGGCAGTGGGGCCCCTGGAAGAATAGCCGGCACGGATTAACGAAGGATAATCGAGGGCGCCAGCCGAAAGTACTTCTGTCACATCTGCCGGCGTGCCTATCACCTCCCATTGTTTACGGCTGCCATCATTGCCCGCGGCATTGACGATCAGGATCCCCTTCCGGAAAGCCGTTTGCGCTGCACGGGCCACAAGTGATTTGGTCCCGTCCATATCCTCCGGGAAATAACGTTGATAGGTATAACCCAGGGAGGAATTGATAATATCTGCACCCAGACGATCGGCCCACTCCATAGCTTCAAGCCAGTACTTCTCCTCAGAGAAATATTCTGTCCAGGTCTCGGTGCGGGCAAGCAGGAACTCGGCCCCGGTGGCCAGCCCCAGATGAAGGCTGTCTGCCATCCCCCCGATGAGCGACATGACGCTTGTGCCGTGGCTGTTTTTGCCAAATACATCCTGACGTCTCCTGACAAAGTCACGCGTAGCCACGATCCTGCCTTCCTCGCGGATATGCTGAAAAACGGGATGCTCATCAACCCCGGGGAAGCCTGCATCGAAAATGGCAACGCGGATCCCTCGTCCATCCAAACCATTTTCAAAAAACCACTGTCCGCTCATATGGGTGATCTGTGCTTCCATCAGTTCCTTTTGCGATGAAGACAGATGCTCAACAAGCAAGGGATCTTCACGAAAATTAGCCGGAACAGCGATCACTGTCATCGGCTCAATCCGCTCCACAAATGGCAATGCGGCGATCTGCTCCAATTGTGAGGGCCTTGCAAAGACACTCACTGCATTGAACCATCGTAAAACCACATCCGTCGAGTCAGCAAGCAGCCCAACACGGCTCAGGTAATCCTTGCTGACGGGGTAATCCTGGGGGTCATAAAGATCCTGACCGTGCCTTAAACGCCTTTCAATGGCCCTGGGATGAAAAAAGTCATAAGGGTCAAATGCCACGCCATCCTTGTCAGTGAAAAACACCCAGACATTTTCAACAGCCTCACCCCTTTCCAGAAATCCGGACGGCTGCGCCTTCACCGGTTCGGTA
Above is a window of Bacteroides sp. DNA encoding:
- a CDS encoding S8 family serine peptidase encodes the protein MRNLFFLPLLACLLLFTEPVKAQPSGFLERGEAVENVWVFFTDKDGVAFDPYDFFHPRAIERRLRHGQDLYDPQDYPVSKDYLSRVGLLADSTDVVLRWFNAVSVFARPSQLEQIAALPFVERIEPMTVIAVPANFREDPLLVEHLSSSQKELMEAQITHMSGQWFFENGLDGRGIRVAIFDAGFPGVDEHPVFQHIREEGRIVATRDFVRRRQDVFGKNSHGTSVMSLIGGMADSLHLGLATGAEFLLARTETWTEYFSEEKYWLEAMEWADRLGADIINSSLGYTYQRYFPEDMDGTKSLVARAAQTAFRKGILIVNAAGNDGSRKQWEVIGTPADVTEVLSAGALDYPSLIRAGYSSRGPTADGRMKPNVAALGTVVAAGKTGLKRTSGTSFASPLLAGFAACLWQKYPDWTNQQVFDAMQQSATLYPYFDYSHGFGTPQADYFFQDPGNGFRPTFDFVSTPGELKVLIHIKTLKGENEQPDRYLYYQVQDADQKILEYFVVKVHQPEVLSLDPGDFVPGQKLVVHFEGYTAIWNF
- a CDS encoding O-methyltransferase, with the protein product MISEKIEKYARQMSDPESPVLQRLSRETQAKVLKPRMLSGHLQGKLLEMISLIHRPRRVLEVGTYTGYSAICLAQGLTSDGLLHTIDHNPELEDFARHFFTEAGLEHKIIQHIGEALDMIARINETFDLVFIDADKENYVTYFEMVIDRMPSGGLILADNVLWDGKVLNEPAPNDPETQGIIRFNQHIRDRQGVQKILLPFRDGLSLIRKK
- a CDS encoding triple tyrosine motif-containing protein, with protein sequence MKSYDREAYGGGNQNWAIDMDDAGTLFVGNTNGLIVLRGSSFRLYKMPLETPVRSVRYIDGLIYTGSFEDFGYWEPAGSGSLEYHSLAGLLGEGSLKNEEIWRIQQHGDAIYFQSFGKLFRFQNNSLEEIALPGSVLFLIKCDDRLFIQEIDGGLFELSGNELVFLEGSGIFQDTEVKAIMPFRDNQVIVGTSSNGLFTYDGHSWIPYETNADEQIRENKINNGVRVGETMVFGTIMKGLYVFDLDGQLLQHLHAGNLLQDNTVLALKSGLDNNLWVGLDKGLDYVSFYSPVDLYVGMEPELGTVYAATLHNGILYLGTNQGIHYLSPGKDGIFGDIQLIPESQGQVWFIEEIEGELYCGLNNGTFVIRNRRLIPVSQVSGGYNLKRIPDPKEDFHIQSTYYPLVVYRKEGGLWRDHHVLEGFEGPARFLEIDHLGNIWLGHALSGIYRLQPDLELKTAPPAIKIDASLGLNSPTNRLFKVDNRIVVLTGETLLQWDAVNQKLVPYNELIPNLQGFEKSRMIVEAGPNLYWFFRKKEAGLFEIRYGEAELLYRLLPESYGLELVENYENIVALNDSLHLICLTNGFALLNLEQFNGVSGEGLSPEIRNLFCWKHPGRVMQFSLPLKSGLKLKRGYDNLRLEFFVPGPLGHQTSFQYRLSGIDQDWSEWTQTSEVTYQRLPAGSYTFQLRALGNKGLMTETSELSFRVRSPWYLSFFAIALFVLTLLFLFWLIRLRYLRQFYKKREEAMKEEQRQILRGKEHAEGEIIRLSNEKLQSEVSLKNTQLANNTMSIIRKNELLMEIQEELNRLREELGSRFPKKYYSRINKLIENNVKSDHDWEMFEKLFDQAHENFFQRLKSAFPELTPSDLRLCAYLRLNLSSKEIAPLLSISVRGVEERRYRLRKRLGLTPEQNLTEFILAF
- a CDS encoding pitrilysin family protein gives rise to the protein MTYLSHRLSNGIRIIHKPTDSYVAHCGLTINAGSRDEEANEQGLAHFIEHVIFKGTQKRRSHHILSHMENVGGELNAYTTKEDTCIHASFMNNFYPRWFDLLSDILFNSTFPEKELKKEKDIIIDEINSYKDNPSEQIFDDFDGLVFGDHPLGRNILGIPKYLKTFNQSHIQRFMERTYATEEMVICSVGRIPFADLIRLTEKYFGHAPQGQRQNQRLAVNHYQPVEKVVNRRNHQAHCVLGSPAYHADHSRKTALILLNNMLGGPGLNSRLNMAVREKHGFCYNIESHYLPYSDTGTFCLYFGTEAGYIEKTLSLIRKELNRFRNESLGLLQLKRAKQQLIGQVAISFESNMAEMLSMGKSILLYDKVETIEEINRKIEAVTAAELLETANEIFDPERLSMLTFKPR
- the def gene encoding peptide deformylase, translated to MILPIVAYGDPVLKTKAREIPRDYPELGEFIQNMFETMYQANGVGLAAPQVGKSLRLFVVDASPFDDEDPKLKDLKKVFINPVILEKWGEEWLFNEGCLSFPDLREDIYRPSNIRIKYHDENFQLQEEEYDGIGARIIQHEYDHVEGVVMVDRISPLKRRLIRNKLLNISKGNVHPDYPMKFPLKKK
- the ruvX gene encoding Holliday junction resolvase RuvX, which produces MGRILAIDYGQKRAGIAVTDEMKMIANGLTTVHVKDLISFLKDYCSREQVECMVVGEPLDMKSQASDAARFIEPFVKHLRKQFPEMRIERMDERFTSQMALQTMIDAGLGRKARQNKALVDTISATIILQSYLEMTANKIQHR
- a CDS encoding TonB-dependent receptor, with protein sequence MKYRIGIRQCFRLLLVFAAMFLLSFQVNGQRIVRGTVTASDTGETLPGVNVVVKGTTRGTTTGIDGDYQIELQPGDQALIFSFIGFDDQEIVVEDQLIINVTLQVTSTQLEEFVVIGYGTVRKSDLTGAVSSLKSEDIVKITTLNPENALQGKVTGVQITTTSGAPGAGSAVRVRGVGTFNNSAPIYVVDGVILDDISFLNSADIASMEVLKDASATAIYGSRGANGVILITTKTGTIGQEKPLFSFTTEWGMQQLASKIDLLTGREFAIISNEIRSGTYNNVDVLPNTDWQDLIFQTAPVQNHQLSITGASEISQYYVGLGLFLQDGIIPKSDYQRFTLRLNNTYNLSEHFRLGNNITLAPYQQQNAPNVTYSVYRAQPLLEPYYPDDSFGVVYNVGNPLADLEYSNNYRRGIRGVGNIFAEANPIESLTLKSSFGVDASFNKAESFTPAYTIYNPDGTASQQYNEFSDINKGSNDNLSWLWENTVSYDKVFTGHALNTVAGFTMQQTRSEEIRLSGQNLIRDDGDFWYILPPYILDEANNINMLQSIYNGVDPNQFYSMVSFLFRANYSFDNRYIATVTFRRDGSSKFSEQNRYSNFPSFAVGWNIINEKFMEPIMLISNLKLRASWGMIGNEKILYFDRFARVQSDLLAIFGNPDASNPAASYLKNGNPDLKWETTTQTDIGLEIGLLNNRLTGEFDFYNRVTDDILIELSTPGHIGNGQGQRVRYNAASVLNRGFELNVRWREKIRDFSYGVGVLGTTIHNEVLSIGGASGIDSVLIGGYLGNGIPVTLSRVGLPIGAFYGYVTNGIFQTEEELNSYPHFSLAEVGDLRFIDINKDGRISGLDRTYIGSPIPKFIFGLNFEFAYKAFDLSFDIHGQTGNKIFNGKDAVRPDPYNFERNVWDRWTGPGTSNTEPRPSFGGYNYTPSDRFIQDGSFARLRNVMFGYTLPESVAARLAMQEVRLYLKGTNIFTLTKFSGYTPEIGSYDVLSNGIDYGIYPIAAVYSIGLNITF